The DNA region GAGGAGGTCATCCGCGAGCATCCGGTGATGCTGAACCGGGCGCCGACCCTGCACCGTCTCGGCATCCAGGCCTTCGAGCCGACGCTGATCGAGGGCAAGGCGATCCAGCTGCACCCGCTGGTCTGCACCGCCTTCAACGCCGACTTCGACGGCGACCAGATGGCCGTGCACGTTCCGCTGAGCCTTGAGGCCCAGCTGGAAGCGCGCGTCCTGATGATGTCGACCAACAACATCCTGTCGCCCGCCAACGGCAAGCCGATCATCGTGCCGTCCCAGGACATCGTTCTGGGTATCTACTACATCTCCATGGACCGCCCCGGTGAGAAGGGCGAGGGCATGGTGTTCGCCACCGTCTCGGAGATCGAGCAGGCGCTGAACGCCAAGGTCCTGTCGATCCATGCCAAGATCAAGGCGCGCTACGTCGGTGTCGACGACGAGGGCAACGAGAAGATCAGCATCGTCGAGACGACGCCGGGCCGCATGCTGCTGTCGGAGATCCTGCCGCGCAACCCGAAGGTGCCCTTCTCGCTGATCAACCGCGTCCTGACCAAGAAGGACGTCGGCAACGTCATCGACGCCGTCTACCGTCATTGCGGTCAGAAGGAGACGGTGATCTTCGCCGACCGGCTGATGAAGCTCGGCTTCGGCCACGCCTGCCGCGCCGGCATCTCCTTCGGCAAGGACGACATGGTCATCCCCGTCGCCAAGGAGAAGCTGGTCAACGAGTCGAAGGAGCGGGTGAAGGAGTTCGAGCAGCAGTATCTCGACGGTCTGATCACCCAGGGCGAGAAGTACAACAAGGTCGTGGACGTCTGGTCGGAATGCACCGAGAAGGTCGCCTCCGAGATGATGAAGGCGATCTCGACCACCGAAGCAGGCAAGCCGGTCAACTCGGTGTACATGATGGCCCACTCCGGCGCCCGCGGTTCCGCCGCCCAGATCCGTCAGCTCGCCGGCATGCGCGGCCTGATGGCCAAGCCGTCGGGCGAGATCATCGAGACGCCGATCATCTCGAACTTCAAGGAAGGCCTGACCGTGCTGGAGTATTTCAACTCCACCCACGGCGCCCGCAAGGGTCTGGCCGACACCGCCTTGAAGACGGCGAACTCCGGTTACCTTACCCGCCGTCTGGTCGACGTGGCGCAGGACGCCATCATCGTCGAGCATGATTGCGGCACCGAGCGCGGCATCACCGTCAAGGCGGTGATCGACGGCGGCGAGGTCATCAGCCCGCTGGGTGACCGCATCCTCGGCCGCACCGCGGTCGGCGACGTGATCGACCCGCTGAACGGCGAGCTGATCATCGAGGATGGCGGCCTGATCGACGAGCCGACGGTCGACCGCATCGAGCGGTCGGGCATCGACTCGGTCAAGATCCGCTCGGTCCTGACCTGCGAGACCAAGGACGGCGTCTGCGCCAAGTGCTATGGCCGCGATCTGGCCCGCGGCACGCTGGTGAACACCGGCGAGGCCGTCGGCGTCATCGCGGCGCAGTCGATCGGCGAGCCGGGCACCCAGCTGACGATGCGCACCTTCCACATCGGTGGTGCTGCGCAGCGCGGTGCCGAGCAGAGCCAGATCGAGGCGGCGTTCGACGCCACGGTGCGGATCAACAACCGCAACGTCGTCATGAACTCGTCGGGCATCCCGGTCGTCATGGGCCGCAGCACCGAGGTGATCCTGCTCGACGAGCAGGGCCGCGAGCGGGCGCGTCACCGGGTCCCCTATGGTGCCAAGCTGCTGGCGGACGAGGGCGTGAAGGTCGAGCGCGGCGCCAAGCTGGCCGAGTGGGACCCCTACACCCTGCCGATCATCACCGAGCGCGCCGGTACCGCCCGCTACATCGACCTCGTGGAAGGCATCTCCATGCGCGAGGTGATGGACGAGGCGACGGGCATCAGCTCCAAGGTGGTGGTGGACTGGCGCCAGCAGCCGCGCGGCGCCGATCTGAAGCCGCGCATCGCGCTGGTCGATGACCGGGGCGAGCTGATCACCCTGCCGAACGGCCTGGAAGCCCGTTACTTCATGTCGGTGGACGCCATCCTGTCGGTGGAGAATGGTGCCGAGGTCCGCGCCGGCGACGTGCTGGCCCGTATCCCGCGCGAGTCGTCCAAGACCCGTGACATCACCGGTGGTCTGCCGCGCGTGGCCGAGCTGTTCGAGGCGCGTCGTCCGAAGGACTTCGCCATCATCTCGGAGATGAGCGGCCGCGTTGAATTCGGCAAGGATTACAAGACCAAGCGCCGCATCGTCGTCCGCAACGACGAGACCGGCGACGAGAAGGAGTATCTGATCCCGAAGGGCAAGCACATCTCCGTGCAGGAGGGTGACTATGTCGAACGCGGCGATCTGCTGATGGACGGCAACCCGGTGCCGCACGACATCCTGGCGGTGATGGGTGTGGAGGCTCTGGCCGACTATCTCATCAACGAAATCCAGGACGTCTATCGACTTCAGGGCGTGAAGATCAACGACAAGCACATCGAGGTGATCGTTCGCCAGATGCTGCAAAAGGTCGAGATCACCGACGCCGGCGAGACCACCTTCCTGGTGGGCGAGCAGGTCGACCGTCAGGAGTTCGACGAAGAGAACGAGAAGACCATCGCCGAGGGTCTCCAGCCAGCGCATGGCCATCCTGTTCTCCAGGGCATCACCAAGGCCAGCTTGCAGACGCGATCCTTCATCTCGGCCGCGTCGTTCCAGGAAACCACCCGCGTCCTGACGGAAGCGGCGGTCGGCGGCAAGGTCGACAATCTGGAAGGCCTGAAGGAGAACGTCATTGTCGGCCGTCTGATCCCGGCCGGCACCGGCTCGGTGGTGAACCGCCTGAAGCTGATCGCCGCCGAGCGTGACCGCGAGGCGGCCCTGGAGGCCGGCGCTCCGGAGGAAACTCCGGCCCTGCCGACCCCGGGCGAGGAGAGCAGCGCCGCCTGATGCGCCGCTGACCAGTTGGGTGTTAAAAAAGTCCGGGTGCTTCCGAGAGGAGGCCCCGGACTTTTTCTTTGTCCGGCTTTTCCCTTGCCCGGATTGGGGGGATGACATGATAGGGCTGAGGCTGATCGGGTTTCTCAGGGTGGTCCTCGCCACGCTCATCCTGCCGGCGGCCACCGGATCGGCCCTTGCCGACCCAAAGGCAACGGCTGTGGCGGGATACCGGTCGATGACCGTCGCCTCACCGGTGCGGGGCGGCGGGGTGATGATCGGCATCTGGTATCCCGTCGGCAGCGATGACGATGGTGGGGGCGGCGCGCTTGTCGGGGGTAGCCGGGTTTTCGAGCCGACCCCGGCCCGAATGGGCGCGCTTCCCAAGGGACGCCATCCCCTGTTGGTGATGGCGCATGGCGGATTGCGCGCGGGACGTCATATCGGAGACTGGCTTGCGGCCGGGTTGGCGGGGGCTGGCTATGTCGTGGCGCTCGTCGAACCCGCTGGGTTCGAGCCGGATGGCGCCGGTGTGCTCAAGGAACTGCCAGCGCGGCCCGCGGACATGAGCGCGGCGATTTCCGCGCTGCTTGGAGACGCCGCGTTGTCATCGGCGATCGAACCCGGACGGATTGGCGCGGTTGGGCTGTTGCGTGGCGGAACCTCGATCATGGCGCTGCTCGGAGGGCGAATCAGTGGTGAAGGGTACGCAAGCTTGTGCGAACGCTCACCGGGTGATCATGATTGCCGTTGGTTTGCCAGGGCCGGCATTTCCTTCTCCGGTCTGGATCTCGGGCCGGTGGGGGCGGACCTCCGTGACGCTCGGGTGGTGGCCGGTGTGGCCGTGGCCCCGGAATTGACCAGTGTCATGACGCCGGAGGGGCTGACCGCGGCCAGCCGCTCGATGTCTGTTCTGCTGCTCGGCGAGGCGCCGATACCAGGGGCGACGGCGGACGATCTGACCCGCTTCCTGCCGCCCGGACGTCTTCGCTCCATAACGGGGGCGACCCCCTTCAGCCTCTTTCCGACTTGTGCCGCCCAAGCGGCCGCGCTGTTGCGGGAGGATGGGGAGGATGATTCCCTTTGTCGTGAGGAGGCCGGTCGAAGCCGTATGGCCATTCACCGGGAATTGACCGACCTGATCGTCCGCGCGCTGTCTGAGACCGGGCTGCCCCCGATGATGGCCGATCTT from Azospirillum sp. B510 includes:
- a CDS encoding alpha/beta hydrolase family protein, with translation MTVASPVRGGGVMIGIWYPVGSDDDGGGGALVGGSRVFEPTPARMGALPKGRHPLLVMAHGGLRAGRHIGDWLAAGLAGAGYVVALVEPAGFEPDGAGVLKELPARPADMSAAISALLGDAALSSAIEPGRIGAVGLLRGGTSIMALLGGRISGEGYASLCERSPGDHDCRWFARAGISFSGLDLGPVGADLRDARVVAGVAVAPELTSVMTPEGLTAASRSMSVLLLGEAPIPGATADDLTRFLPPGRLRSITGATPFSLFPTCAAQAAALLREDGEDDSLCREEAGRSRMAIHRELTDLIVRALSETGLPPMMADLR
- the rpoC gene encoding DNA-directed RNA polymerase subunit beta', with translation MNELMNIFGQVQGPQSFDQIRIQIASPERIRSWSYGEIKKPETINYRTFKPERDGLFCARIFGPIKDYECLCGKYKRMKYRGIICEKCGVEVTLSKVRRERMGHIELASPVAHIWFLKSLPSRIGLLLDMTLKDLERILYFENYVVIEPGLTPLKLHSLLSEEEYMNAQDEYGEDAFTASIGAEALRIMLSALDLDEEKKRCREDLRDTNSEAKRKKLVKRLKLIDAFLASQSRPEWMILEVIPVIPPELRPLVPLDGGRFATSDLNDLYRRVINRNNRLKRLIELKAPDIIVRNEKRMLQEAVDALFDNGRRGRVITGANKRPLKSLSDMLKGKQGRFRQNLLGKRVDYSGRSVIVVGPELKLHQCGLPKKMALELFKPFIYAKLELYGLASTIKAAKRMVEKERPEVWDILEEVIREHPVMLNRAPTLHRLGIQAFEPTLIEGKAIQLHPLVCTAFNADFDGDQMAVHVPLSLEAQLEARVLMMSTNNILSPANGKPIIVPSQDIVLGIYYISMDRPGEKGEGMVFATVSEIEQALNAKVLSIHAKIKARYVGVDDEGNEKISIVETTPGRMLLSEILPRNPKVPFSLINRVLTKKDVGNVIDAVYRHCGQKETVIFADRLMKLGFGHACRAGISFGKDDMVIPVAKEKLVNESKERVKEFEQQYLDGLITQGEKYNKVVDVWSECTEKVASEMMKAISTTEAGKPVNSVYMMAHSGARGSAAQIRQLAGMRGLMAKPSGEIIETPIISNFKEGLTVLEYFNSTHGARKGLADTALKTANSGYLTRRLVDVAQDAIIVEHDCGTERGITVKAVIDGGEVISPLGDRILGRTAVGDVIDPLNGELIIEDGGLIDEPTVDRIERSGIDSVKIRSVLTCETKDGVCAKCYGRDLARGTLVNTGEAVGVIAAQSIGEPGTQLTMRTFHIGGAAQRGAEQSQIEAAFDATVRINNRNVVMNSSGIPVVMGRSTEVILLDEQGRERARHRVPYGAKLLADEGVKVERGAKLAEWDPYTLPIITERAGTARYIDLVEGISMREVMDEATGISSKVVVDWRQQPRGADLKPRIALVDDRGELITLPNGLEARYFMSVDAILSVENGAEVRAGDVLARIPRESSKTRDITGGLPRVAELFEARRPKDFAIISEMSGRVEFGKDYKTKRRIVVRNDETGDEKEYLIPKGKHISVQEGDYVERGDLLMDGNPVPHDILAVMGVEALADYLINEIQDVYRLQGVKINDKHIEVIVRQMLQKVEITDAGETTFLVGEQVDRQEFDEENEKTIAEGLQPAHGHPVLQGITKASLQTRSFISAASFQETTRVLTEAAVGGKVDNLEGLKENVIVGRLIPAGTGSVVNRLKLIAAERDREAALEAGAPEETPALPTPGEESSAA